A genomic region of Magnolia sinica isolate HGM2019 chromosome 6, MsV1, whole genome shotgun sequence contains the following coding sequences:
- the LOC131247969 gene encoding CSC1-like protein At1g32090: MATLEDIGVSAFINIGSAFLFLFLFAFLRIIPQFERVYFPKWYISGGRRAADGKFADGKSRNIFSFLNWMPEALRMSETKLIEHSGLDSAVFLRIFLLGLKIFVPTTILAILVLIPVNASGGTLFFLRRDLVFSDIDKLSISNVKPRSQRFWAHLGMAYAFTIWTCYMLYKEYDRVAFMRLHYLASQNRRVDHFTVVVRNVPHVSGHSISETVDHFFQTNHHDHYLGHQAVYNANKFAKLVRQRERLQNWLDYNQVKLEKHPDQRPTRKSSFLGLCGKRVDSIEFYKKKINKLEKKMASERQKILKDPKAIMPVAFVSFNSRWGAAVCAQTQQSKNPTLWLTDWAPEPRDVYWQNLAIPFLSLSVRRLVISILVFALIFFYMIPIAFVQSLANLEGLERVAPFIRPVIEVKVIKSFLQGFLPGLALKIFLYVLPSVLMVMSKFEGYTSISSLERKTAAKYYYFMLVNVFLGSIVTGTAFQQLHSFLHQSPTQIPRTIGVSIPMKATFFITFIMVDGWAGIASEILRLKPLVIFKLKQWFLVRTERDLEKAMNPGSLDIPETLPTLQLYFLLGLVYAVITPILLPFILIFFSFAYLVYRHQIINVYNQRYESVAAFWPHVHGRIVGSLLISHLLLLGLLSTKKAANSTPLLLALPVLTIWFHKYCKSRFEPAFRKFPLEEATAKDAMERASEPNLNLKAYLADAYLHPIFRSFEDIELGEVRIDKNQSHVTTPAMSELSSPSPPHYVYHYEVEP; this comes from the exons ATGGCTACTCTTGAAGATATTGGAGTGTCTGCCTTCATAAACATAGGCTCTGCATTTCTCTTCCTGTTTCTCTTCGCTTTTCTCAGAATCATACCTCAATTTGAGAGAGTATACTTCCCAAAATGGTATATAAGCGGTGGGAGGCGGGCTGCTGATGGGAAGTTTGCAGATGGAAAATCCAGGAACATCTTCAGTTTCTTGAATTGGATGCCGGAGGCACTTCGGATGAGCGAGACCAAGCTCATTGAACACTCTGGGCTCGACTCTGCGGTTTTTCTGAGGATTTTTCTTCTTGG CTTGAAAATTTTTGTGCCAACAACGATCCTAGCAATCTTGGTTCTTATTCCAGTCAATGCATCAGGGGGGACTTTATTTTTTCTAAGAAGAGATTTGGTTTTCAGTGACATTGATAAGCTTTCAATATCAAATGTTAAACCCAGATCCCAAAG GTTTTGGGCCCACTTAGGAATGGCATATGCATTCACAATATGGACTTGCTATATGCTCTACAAGGAATACGATAGAGTGGCATTCATGAGGTTGCATTATCTGGCTTCACAAAATCGCCGTGTTGATCATTTCACA GTAGTTGTCAGAAATGTACCACATGTTTCCGGTCACTCGATATCAGAGACTGTGGACCACTTCTTCCAAACTAACCACCACGACCACTACTTAGGCCACCAA GCTGTCTACAATGCAAATAAATTTGCCAAACTCGTAAGACAGCGAGAACGGCTCCAAAATTGGCTGGACTATAACCAGGTTAAACTTGAAAAACATCCAGATCAAAGGCCGACTAgaaag AGCAGTTTTCTTGGCCTCTGCGGTAAACGGGTGGATTCCATTGAATTCTATAAAAAAAAGATCAATAAGCTCGAGAAAAAA ATGGCATCCGAACGTCAGAAGATTCTTAAAGATCCAAAGGCTATCATGCCAGTCGCGTTTGTTTCGTTCAATTCACGATGGGGGGCTGCTGTATGTGCACAGACGCAACAGAGCAAGAATCCTACACTTTGGTTAACTGACTGGGCACCAGAGCCGCGTGATGTCTACTGGCAGAATCTTGCCATACCATTTTTATCTCTCAGCGTCCGAAGGCTTGTGATTTCGATCTTGGTATTTGCCTTGATATTCTTTTACATGATACCTATTGCTTTCGTGCAATCGCTTGCAAATCTCGAGGGCCTCGAAAGAGTTGCTCCTTTCATCAGGCCAGTGATTGAAGT AAAGGTGATCAAATCATTCCTCCAGGGTTTCCTTCCTGGTCTGGCTCTGAAAATCTTCTTATACGTTCTTCCATCGGTTTTGATGGTCATGTCGAAATTCGAAGGCTATACGTCGATCTCATCGCTCGAACGAAAGACCGCAGCAAAATATTACTATTTCATGTTGGTGAACGTGTTTTTGGGGAGCATAGTGACTGGAACAGCTTTCCAACAACTCCATTCTTTCCTACATCAATCACCTACACA GATCCCAAGAACCATTGGAGTATCAATACCAATGAAGGCCACCTTCTTCATTACATTCATAATGGTCGACGGATGGGCCGGTATTGCTAGTGAGATTCTCCGACTGAAGCCACTAGTCATATTCAAGCTGAAGCAGTGGTTTTTGGTGAGAACCGAGAGAGACCTGGAGAAGGCAATGAACCCCGGAAGCCTTGACATCCCAGAGACTCTACCAACCCTCCAACTATACTTTTTGCTCGGGCTAGTATATGCCGTCATCACTCCGATCCTCCTTCCTTTCATACTCATCTTTTTTAGCTTTGCATACCTCGTCTATCGTCATCAG ATTATTAATGTCTACAACCAACGATACGAGAGTGTTGCTGCGTTTTGGCCGCACGTTCATGGAAGGATAGTTGGGAGCTTGTTAATATCTCATCTTCTTTTGCTTGGTCTACTCAGCACGAAGAAAGCCGCCAACTCCACTCCTCTGCTTCTTGCTCTACCTGTGCTTACGATATGGTTCCACAAATACTGCAAGAGTCGCTTCGAACCGGCATTCCGGAAGTTCCCACTAGAG GAAGCCACAGCAAAGGACGCAATGGAGCGAGCTTCTGAGCCAAACCTTAACCTCAAAGCTTACTTAGCCGATGCGTACCTGCACCCGATCTTCCGGTCATTCGAGGACATAGAATTGGGAGAGGTGAGGATCGACAAGAACCAATCGCATGTGACCACACCTGCGATGAGCGAGCTAAGTTCCCCGTCCCCACCCCATTATGTGTATCACTACGAAGTCGAGCCTTGA